The sequence TGCGGGCTACGCTGCCGCGGACCGAACGACGGTGCTGGTGGTCGAAGACGCCGCTGACGTACGGGCCTACCTGGCGAGTCTGCTTCGGGCCGACTACCTCGTCGTGGAGGCCGCCGACGGCGAGGCTGGGCTGGCCAAGGCCCGCGAGCGGACGCCGGACCTCGTGGTGAGCGATGTGGCGATGCCTCGCATGGACGGGCTGGCGCTCGCCGAAGCGCTACGCGCCGACCCCGACCTCGGCTTTGTGCCAATTGTGCTCCTCACCGCGCGGGCCGACGTAGAAGACCGCGTCGCCGGGCTCGAGTCGGGCGCCGATGCCTACCTCGCCAAGCCGTTCGACCCCCGCGAGCTTCGCGCGACCGTGGCCAGCCTGCTGGCTTCGCGCCGGGCTTGGCGCGAGCGTCACGCCGCTGCTGTGACGCCGGTCATCGACGCGTTCCCTGGAGTCGTTTCCGCAGATGAGGACTTACGGGCGCGCATTGAGGCGGCCATCCACGAGCACTTCGCGGACCCCGCGTTCTCTGCACGTGACCTCGCGGAGGCGGTCGGCCTGAGCGGTTCGCAGCTGCGCCGCCGGACCCACGAGCTCCTCAGCGCGACGCCTACCGAGGCGATCCGGGCATACCGACTCGCCCAGGGAGCGTTGCTTCTCCGGAAGGAGTCAGGCACGGTGGCCGAGGTGGCCTACGCCGTCGGATTCAACAGCGTCTCCTACTTCACTCGGTCGTTCGGGGACGCCTATGGTCGCACGCCGACGGCCTACATCGCCGAGGGCAAAGAAATAGGGTAGGTCGACCAAGTTCCACACTGACGTGTGTCATTCTGGATGGAACTTGGTGTTGCACGATGAGGCGGTAGCAGAGCAGTGCTGTGCACAAAGCGCGCAGGGGCTTGCGGCATCCGTGCACGGGCGTACTGAACAGTGTTATGCGCGCTTTCTGGTCGCGCACGCGCACAGTGGCTCCCGATACTGAGAGCCCTACCACGGAACCCTCCCCCTCATGCTCTGGGCTGCCCTGAGCCTTTCGGTCACTCCCACGGCGCCCTACGCCGTGTCCCCGCGCATGAAGCACGCCATCGACAGCCTCGACCTGGACGCGCCCAGACGGGTCCGCGCCGCCGTAGTGTCGGATGCGCCGTCGCTTCAGGTCTTCCTGAAGCACTGCCTGGACCCAGTGTTCGAGGTCGTGGCGGTTACGGCCGTACATGCCCTCGCGCAGACCGGCATCGAGCTGCTCGTGGCGGATCTCTACACGCTTGACCACCAGACGGAGCCGGATCTGGACCTCCTGGGCGAGGCCTACCGGGGGGTTCCCCTGCTGATCGCGTCCCAAGAGTCGGCACTGGGGGGGCAGACGCTGCCTGCGGCGGTGGTCGGCCGCCCCTACGCGACGGTGCTCTTGCCCACGAGCCCCACCGATCTCCGCCGCGCTGCCGCCGCGCTCCTCGCCACCTCCACGAGTTCCCCCTCCCCCTGAACCACCACCACGAGTGCCGTGCTCCGTAGGCTAGAGCGGACGCGAGTGCTCGGCAGGGGGAGGGGCCCCATTGCGTGTGTCCCCACACAAAAAAGCGCCTCGCTCGAGAGTAGATGAGCGAGGCGCTTCAGGTTGGTCCGGGTCGTCTACTGAATCGTGACGGGGAACGTAAAGTTGAGGTCGTTTCCCACGACGCCAGGGACCTCAGGAGCCGTCGCCGTGTCGTCGCGCTTGGCTTCAGGGAGTGTGTCGGGATCCAGGTAGTTGCGCAGCTTGACGCGGAACGTGCCGGTGGTCGTGCTACCGTCTGAGACCGTGACGGCGAACGTAGCGCCGAGTTCGTCTCCCTCACGGTCTAGGTCGAGGTCAGACACCGTGAGGCGGCGGGCGGCGCCGCCACCGGGCGTGTAGAAGAAGCGGTACGTCTCCGGCTCGTTGTCGCGGACCTCAACGGTGACGTCTTCGGCGGGCGTCACAAACGTGTTGAGCAGCTCGATGCTCACGTCGTAGGTCGTGTTGGTATCCAGGATGATGTTGGTCGTGTTCTGGAGCACGCCAGCGTCGTTGAAGTTCGCGATGAACGTGATGCCGTTCCCGCCAGCCCGTGGCGTGAAGGTGAGGTTGACGGTCGAGATCACGTTCTCGTCGCTGGCACTGTCGTCGTTGGAGTCGCAGGCGGCGAACACGAGGAGACAGGCGGGAATGAGAAGCAGGGCGAGGGCACGGGGCAGAGCTGGGACAGACGGCGTCATGGTTGACGGGGTGGTAGGCGATGGAGACCCATCAACGGCGGCACGATGGGGCGACCGGAGCTTTGGGTGAAGTGTCGAGAGGAACAAAAGTAGTTGCGGCAATCCGTGTCAAGGAGATTCGTGGCGACTACCCGAGGTGGGTGGAGTCGTCGCGCAACTGGAGCGTCCACGGCGGGCACGCCCGTCCGCGTCAGGACATGTATTAAGCAGACTTGTGAGCGATTTCTGATTGAGCCTGCCTCGCTAGGGTCCCGTTGCTGGAAGCCCACTCTGAATGCCCTCGGCCATGACCTGGACCTTCTATCGCCTGTTGCACGATCGCACGGCCCCTTACTTCGTGTTTCCCCGAATGATGCATGCCACGAAAGCCTCGACCTCGACGCCGCTTAGGCCTCGCGTGTGCTCGTCGTGATGGTGTCGGATGCCTCCTCGCTTCAGGTGTTCCCCGGGCACTGCCTCGGCAAGACGTTCGAGGTCGTGGTGGTTCCCACGCTCTGCCTCCTGGCTGAGGCCACCGCTGAGGCCCCGCCGACGCTCCTCGCCGCAGACCTCTACACACTCGATCACCAAGGGGCCACGTACATCGCCTTGCTGCAGGATTACGCGGCCTTGCCGCTGCTGATCGTCTCGCAGGAATCGGGCTCTGGAGTGCGCGGCTGCCAGCCTCCGTCCTCGACCGGACGCCCGCCACGCTACCGCTGTCTACGGCATCCAATCACCTCCGCCGGGCCACTAAGGCGCTCCTGGGCCTCTCCGAGCGCTTCTCCTTCCCCTGACCACAGGCACTGCAAGCTCCGTGGCGTGTTACGCGGGGGCGGGTGCGCCGGTAGGGAGAGGGGCCCCGTTGAACGATGCGTTCCCCTAGCGCCAGCGAAGCGCACCCCGCTCGACCTGAGCCGGGCGGGGCGCTTTCTTGAAAAGTGAGTACTGATCGATTAGTGTGTCTTGATCACCTTCCCTTGTCCAACGCTATCTCCATAGACGTAGCGATAGAAGTATATCCCTGCAGGAAGGCTAGGGATGTTAAGAGCAACGCTATGTTCGCCCTCCTCTAGAATCCCGTCCAACACCGTACTAACCTTCCTACCGGACACATCAAATACCTCCAGGGTGAACGAACCGCTCTCCGGAACTGTCACGCTGAATCGAGTCTGGTGAACAAATGGGTTGGGGTAGTTTGTAACCTCAAGGTGTACCGGTGGCTCAGAGCCGAGAGCTTCCGAAAAGAAAGAAACAGGGGGGCCTCCTGTGGAAGTGAATCCGAGTATCTCCGCAGGAGTGGATACAGGACCACCCGGTTGAGAGCACGAGAAATATCTATTACCACCCCAGCAGTAGACTTTTCCGTCTTCGGTAAGTGCCAGACCCATATCGCCATTAGCAGAAATATCAATTACATCCTCACTGGAGGGGATGGTTAGGGGGGCAAACGTATTGCTATAGCCACTCAAAAGGCCTAGCCCAGTCTCCCCGTTTCTGTGGCTCCCAATCGCATAGACCTGATAAAAGCTAGAAGGATCTTGAACTCGGACGAATGTAGCTCTTGTGCTGGCCTCCACCTGAACAGCATTCCTGAATCCTCCGCGTTCGATAGGTCGCAAGGTGTGACCGTCCAATGGGCTTCCGCCGATAGCAAAATTGTTGCCCCAGACGTACACCTCCCCTCCTCTGATGGCGGCAGAGTGACCAGACCCAGCCGCAATGGCGCTAACCTGAGAAAGGTTTACAGGTGTGGGATTGCCCTCCCTATCACTATAGTCACCAAGACCGAGGGCTCCATCTCTACCTTCACCTACGCTGTACAGACGATTGTCGGTCGTCCTGAACAAGGAAAAATCAAACCCCGAAGCGACTTCCGCTGTGGGTAGAAAATTGACCTGAAAGGGAGATGCCTGGTCTGAGTAAGGAGATGGGTGTGGAAACCCAAGTTGCCCGTCGTGATTCCAGCCCCAGGCAAAAAGAATACCGTCCTGATTAATGCCAAAACTCTGGCTGCTTCCAGCGGAAATGTAGTCAGCCGGTGGTCCAACGGGTTGGGGAAAAGGTCTGTAGGCAAAATCGTCCACCGAGCCTATCCCTAGCTGCCCTCTGTTGTTGCATCCCCAACTCCATATGGTGCCGTCTGAGTCCAGGGCAAGGCGATGGTCGCCTCCTGCGGCAATTTGTGTTATGGTTACTCCAGCAGGAAAGTCGATTTTGATAGGGAAGCTGTCGAAAGTCTCATATGGAAAGGAACAATCCGTTCTGCCCCACTGAAAAACCTCGCCGTTGCTCGATAGAGCAAGCCCATAGCTACCCCCGGCATAGATGTCGACAATCTGCGCTAGTGCGGGCTTGGGTCCCTTCTCTGAAACGGTTGGAGCTGCTTCCCCTCCGCGCTGAGCGAACGCGAAGTTAGCAACTGAGGTCGAAAAAATGAGAAAAAGTGTCGCTGTAAAAGTCCAGTAAAACTTGTACGTAGGGTATTGCATCTAGGCAAGGGTTGCAGGTTAGTGAGGCGGGGTCGCTCGGGCATTATATATGATTATGTCGCTATTGTCAAATTTCGTTACTAACATGGTCTGACGAGCATATTTGACTTACCTTAAAGCAGTGGCTCTTACTAAATTCTGCACTGTCGTCACCACAGAGACACCAAGAAAGCGCCCCGCCCGAATGTGATCGAGCGGGGCGCTTCGTGTCGATTCAGTCCCCTTACCTACTGAATCGTCACCGGGTAGGTGAAGTTGAGGTCGTTCTCCACGACGTTGGGCGTCTCCTGCGTAGACGGCGTAAGGTCGCCAGCCTTCTGCTCACGCGGACTGTTCGGGCCCATTTCCTCCCCGCCTTCGTAGTGACGCAGGACGAGGCGGATGTTGCCCGAGCCGGTCGCATTGGCGGCCACGGTGAGGAGGAATTCGGTACCGAGCGGCTGGTTGAACCGGTCCAGGTTGCGGTCCGAGATGGTGATCGCACCGCTGTTCGATCCTTCAGGGATGATGAAGACTTGGTGGGCGAAGTCCTCATCTTCGGTGATCTCCTCGTTGAGTTCGAGCGGCTCGTCTTCGAAGCGGTTGCTGAAGACAACAACGGCGTTGTAGGCCGTGCCGGCCATGAGCGCGATGTTCGGAATCTGGCCGTTCTCGCCGTTCTCGTCGAAGACCGCATCGGCGGTGATTGCCGCGCCGCCGCCGACCGGTGTCAGCGTGATGGTGATGTTCGAGAAGACTTCCTCCTCGCCCGCGATGGGGGTGTCGTCGGGGTCTTCGGAGTCACAGGCAGGCAGCACGACGAGTAGCAGCGCGGCCAGGCCTAGCGGAAAAAGGAAAGAGGGAAAGCGTCGAGTAAGAGTCATGGTGAGATGGATTGGGATGTACGTGGTGAGAGTGCGGAGCGCCGGGGCCTGAACGCGCGCCGCGAGAGAGACGGATCAGGCTCCGAATGGAAGCGCCAGACGCAGGACGACGTTGCGTCCCGGGTCCAGTGCGAAATAGCGGTAGCGACTCAGATAGTCGCGGTAGCGGGTGTCGAGGAGGTTGTCGACGCTGAGGCTGACGCGCATCACCGACGGCCCCATGGCGATCTCGCCACCGAGGTCGAAGCCGAGCAGCGCGTAGCCCTCAGGCGGCTCGACGTAGTCCACGGGGATCACGGTGACGCCATCCTCGTCCAGGCGAGTGGGGAAGCGGTCTTGCTCGCGGACGAGGTCGACGCTCGTCTCTGCAGTCACGTCGCGCAGGACCCCCCAACTCCCGAGGTCCACGCCGGCGGAGAGTTCGAGCCGGTCGGCGGGCATGCCGAGGAGCGCCTCGTCCCGCGTGAGGTTGGTGCCGCGCAGGACCGAGACCGTTGCACCGAGAGTGAAGCGGCCCAATCCCTGCGTGACGACGCCGTCGAAGCCGACGATCACGGCCGTGTCTTGCGTGTAGAGGAATTCGGGGAAGACGCCTCGGTTGGTGACGATCAGGTCGTTGATGGGGCGCAGGTACAGGTAGTCGTTGATGCGGTTGACGTAGCTGCTGAATTCCAGTTCGCGCGTGGGTGTCTGATGACGCAGCGTGAGGCTTGCTTCGAGCGCCCGCTCCGATCCGACGTTGGGATCGCCGACCTCGTACTGAGCCGTGCCATGGTGAATGCCCCGCGCGTAGAGCTCGTTGACGCTCGGGGGACGCCATGCCGTGGCGACGTTGGCACCGAGGCTCCAGGCCGTCCCGAACCGATAGGTGGCACCGAGCACGCCCGTCAGGCCCACGTAGTCCGTGATGATGCGCTGCGTTTCGCCGCCGCCGGCCCGTACGCGGGGAAACGCCCGCAGCCAACGATAGTCGAGTCGGGTCCCGGCTTCGAGGGCAAGCGGCCCTCGCACCCACTCACCGCGGGCGAACACGCCGCCGGTGTAGGCGCGGAAGTTGGGGATGAAGTAGCCCACCTGCGTGTTGAGGTTGCGCTGGAGCATCCCGCTCACGCCGACGACCGCGAAGCCGTCGCCGCCTGCGATAGCTGTGGGGGTGGTGCGCGCTTTGAGGTCTAGGGTGTGGGTCTGGAGGGTGAGTTCGAATGAGGCCCGCTCCAGCGGGTCGCGCCCGCCGATGCGATCGGCGTCGAACTCGGCGCGCTCGTTTTGCTGGAAGCCATAGCGGCCCTCGACGCGGATCGTGCCATCGCGTCCGAGATCGACATGTCCGTGGACCGCCCCGATGTAGTGCTGGATGTCCTGCTTCGGCGCGTCGATCTCGTAGCTAAAGTCGTAGTCAACAGGCGGGCGACCGAGCTCGAGAACGGTGTCGAGTCCGTTGAGCGTATTGAAGTGCGAGCCACGGTAGATACCGATGTCGGTGGCGAAGACGCTCCCGTGCGCCTCGACGCCCCAGCGCTCGCGCTCCAGGCCGACGGTGGCATTGGCTCCACGCTCGAAGAAGGCCGTGTTGCCCAGGACATAGTCGGGGGTGTGGGCGTCTCCGGCACGGCGCAGGCTCCCCTGGACGCGCACACCGAGGCCTGGCAGCGGCGCTCCCTCCATCTCGAGTGATCCCACGCCCTGACGGCTGTTCGAGAACGAGTGCAGCGACAGCTGCCCGCTGACCTCACCGACCTGTGTGGGGAGCGGCGCCTCCTCCAAGCGCACGACGCCACCGATCGCCCCGACGCCATGCTCGACGCCGGCGGCACCGCGTATCACCTCGATGCGATCTGGGGAAAACGGATCGATCTCGGGCGCGTGCTCCGCGCCCCACTGCTGGCTCTCATGTCGGACGCCGTTGTTGAGGATCACGAGGCGGTCCGAGTGCAGCCCGCGCACGACGGGCTTGACGATGCTTGGGCCGGTCGAGAGGGTCGTCACGCCGGGTAGCGCCCCGATGGTCTCGCCAATCGTCTGTCCCCGTGCGTCTTCCAGGGCGTCTGCGTCGAGGATGGAAATGGCCTGCGCGCCCTGCTCCAGCAGCTCGGTTTCGCCTTCCACTATCACCTCGGCGATGATTTCAGCGACCGCGTCGAGCGTCACCCGCGCTCGGACGCTCTCCTGCTGTAGGTCAATGCGCATCGAGTCAGCTTCGTAGCCGATGTACGAGAAGCGGACGATGAATGCTTCCGGGGGAAGCCCGCTGATGGCAAAGCGGCCGTCTCTGTCGGTGGCCCCGCCGAGCCCGCGCTCTGCATCGAGGATCACGTTGACGCCGGGCAGCGCCGCACCCGTCCCAGCATCGAGGACGGTGCCGGAGAACGAACGTAGGCGTTCTTGTTCCTGCGCAAAGGCCGGATGTGCGATGAGTAGGGAGAGGGCTGCCAGCGCGGTGAGCGCCAAGCAGCGGGAGAGAGCGACCATAGGTCTCCGATCGGACGACTTGCTAATTCTCAGAACCACAACGGCTCCACCGTAGTCAGCACGCACGAGGCGTGGGTGGAGCAGGGAATCAGCAAGTGGGAGGGCCGCGCGGTGCGTAGAGCGAAGCGGTCGGGCTCTCTGGGACCGTCGCGGTCGCGAAGCGGAGTTCGCCCGTCGTGCACGAGGCTAGCGAGACGGCCTTGGCTTCTGCCGTCGTCGAGGTGAGTGGCACCGCGCAGAGTGCGCAGGCGAAGCAGGGGGACTCGGTGTGGTCCGCGGCAACCGCAACGAGATGGCTCGATGCAGAGTCCTCATCGTGTGCGTGCCCCGCGTGCGCGTGGTGGCCGTCCGCGTGCGTGCACTCCGTGGTGTGTTGGACCGCGTGCAGCACGGGGGCAGCGAGGCCCCCCAGCACGAAGCCGAGCAGGACCCAAAGCGCGGAAGCTGAAGCGATGCGGGACACGAGAGCGGAGAAGCGAAACGCCAGTGTTGGGGGCCAGCCTAGAGAGCGACGCAACGGATGTCCTATCTGGAGGTTTCTGCGTCGGCCGTGATTTACACTGGATTGACGGACGATACCCACCGGACGCTTCGTTAATCCTGTCCTTTTGCGGAAGCTTCGGTATGGATTGTGTTCATAATCGGAACCCTCGGGCCCGGCTTCCGCATTCGTGTACGCGCGTTCTCGCCCTCACCTACTCCGGACATCGTCGCTATGCGTGCCTTTCTGCTCCTCCTCGTTGTGCTAGCGCTGGGCGCACTGCCTGCACAGGCCCAACAAGCCATCAGCTGGGATACGCTTGCGCAGGTCGAACTGCAGCGGCAGGACGGACGCTACGTCCCCAACTTCGCGCCGGAGGTCGACGGCCTCAACGGTGAGGAGGTGGCCATCCAGGGCTTCATCTTTCCGATTCAGCAGACCCTGGAGCAGACCCACTTCATCCTGATCGCCTTCCCGCTCGCGGACTGCTTCTACTGCCTGCCGGGCGCCTCGGAGTCGATGATCGAGGTCAAGACCTCGCAGCCGGTCGACTTCACCTACGACCCGATCACGATCACGGGCACGCTTGAAGTGCTGGAGTCGGACCCGATGGGGATGTACTATCGCCTCACCGACGCGCGGCAGGGCTCCTGAATGGCAGACGCGACCACGGCGAGTAGCACAGCGCTGGTCCCTCGCGCCTTCGGACGGACCAGCCTGACCGTCTCGGCCCTCGGCTATGGCGCTGGGCAGATCGGCGACGCGCGCCTGCCGGACGGTGACGTCGAGCTGCTCCTGAACACCGTCCTCGACGCAGGCGTGGCGCTCATCGACACGGCGCGGGGCTACGGGCTGTCAGAGGAGCGGATCGGGCGCTTCCTGTCGCGCCGCCGCGACGCCTTCGTTCTCTCAACGAAGATCGGCTACGGGATCGAGGGTTTACCCGACTGGACGCCGGAGACGATCCGCCGCGGTATTGAAGAGGCGCGTCAGCGGCTACAGAGCGATGTGCTCGACATCGTGCACTTGCACTCGTGCCCGGCCGAGACGCTGCGCAGCGCTGGCGTTGTGGAGGCGCTCAATGAGGCCGTCGAGGCTGGAACTGTCCGTGTGGCGGCCTACTCCGGCGAAAACGACGACCTCGCCTACGCGCTCGAAAGCAAGGCCTTCGGGAGCCTGCAGACGTCGCTCAACGTGTTCGACCAGCGCGACATCGAGAGCACGGTGGCCGAGGCGCGCACCCGCGGCCTGGGCGTGATCGCCAAGCGCCCCGTCGGCAACGCCCCGTGGCGGTTTGCCGAGCGGCCCGACGGACACTACGCCGAGGTCTACTGGGACCGCATGAGCGCCATGGGCCTCGACCTTGGTGCCGACTGGCAAGACGTGGCGCTGCGCTTTGCGGTCTACCACACGGGTGCCCATGCCTGCATCGTCGGGACGACCAACGCCGCGCACCTCCAGCAGAACGTCGAGATCGTGAAGCGCGGTCCGCTGCCGGAGGCCATGGTGGCGCAGCTTCGCACGGCGTTTGCGCCGCACGCCGCAGTGTGGGACGGCCAGGTCTAGCCATGCCCGAACCACCCCTCGTCACAGCGCTGGGCCTGCTGGCGGCTGCGCTGACCACGTTTGCTTTCCTCCCGCAGGCGATCAAGACGTGGCGCTCGAAGTCGGTCGGGGATCTCTCGCTGGTGACCTACGGGATGTTCCTCACAGGAGTCGTCCTGTGGCTCGTCTATGGACTACTGATCACCAACTGGCCCCTCATCCTCTCCAATGCAGTGGCGATGACGCTCCAGGGCGC is a genomic window of Bacteroidota bacterium containing:
- a CDS encoding T9SS type A sorting domain-containing protein; protein product: MQYPTYKFYWTFTATLFLIFSTSVANFAFAQRGGEAAPTVSEKGPKPALAQIVDIYAGGSYGLALSSNGEVFQWGRTDCSFPYETFDSFPIKIDFPAGVTITQIAAGGDHRLALDSDGTIWSWGCNNRGQLGIGSVDDFAYRPFPQPVGPPADYISAGSSQSFGINQDGILFAWGWNHDGQLGFPHPSPYSDQASPFQVNFLPTAEVASGFDFSLFRTTDNRLYSVGEGRDGALGLGDYSDREGNPTPVNLSQVSAIAAGSGHSAAIRGGEVYVWGNNFAIGGSPLDGHTLRPIERGGFRNAVQVEASTRATFVRVQDPSSFYQVYAIGSHRNGETGLGLLSGYSNTFAPLTIPSSEDVIDISANGDMGLALTEDGKVYCWGGNRYFSCSQPGGPVSTPAEILGFTSTGGPPVSFFSEALGSEPPVHLEVTNYPNPFVHQTRFSVTVPESGSFTLEVFDVSGRKVSTVLDGILEEGEHSVALNIPSLPAGIYFYRYVYGDSVGQGKVIKTH
- a CDS encoding TonB-dependent receptor; protein product: MVALSRCLALTALAALSLLIAHPAFAQEQERLRSFSGTVLDAGTGAALPGVNVILDAERGLGGATDRDGRFAISGLPPEAFIVRFSYIGYEADSMRIDLQQESVRARVTLDAVAEIIAEVIVEGETELLEQGAQAISILDADALEDARGQTIGETIGALPGVTTLSTGPSIVKPVVRGLHSDRLVILNNGVRHESQQWGAEHAPEIDPFSPDRIEVIRGAAGVEHGVGAIGGVVRLEEAPLPTQVGEVSGQLSLHSFSNSRQGVGSLEMEGAPLPGLGVRVQGSLRRAGDAHTPDYVLGNTAFFERGANATVGLERERWGVEAHGSVFATDIGIYRGSHFNTLNGLDTVLELGRPPVDYDFSYEIDAPKQDIQHYIGAVHGHVDLGRDGTIRVEGRYGFQQNERAEFDADRIGGRDPLERASFELTLQTHTLDLKARTTPTAIAGGDGFAVVGVSGMLQRNLNTQVGYFIPNFRAYTGGVFARGEWVRGPLALEAGTRLDYRWLRAFPRVRAGGGETQRIITDYVGLTGVLGATYRFGTAWSLGANVATAWRPPSVNELYARGIHHGTAQYEVGDPNVGSERALEASLTLRHQTPTRELEFSSYVNRINDYLYLRPINDLIVTNRGVFPEFLYTQDTAVIVGFDGVVTQGLGRFTLGATVSVLRGTNLTRDEALLGMPADRLELSAGVDLGSWGVLRDVTAETSVDLVREQDRFPTRLDEDGVTVIPVDYVEPPEGYALLGFDLGGEIAMGPSVMRVSLSVDNLLDTRYRDYLSRYRYFALDPGRNVVLRLALPFGA
- a CDS encoding DUF3299 domain-containing protein, producing the protein MRAFLLLLVVLALGALPAQAQQAISWDTLAQVELQRQDGRYVPNFAPEVDGLNGEEVAIQGFIFPIQQTLEQTHFILIAFPLADCFYCLPGASESMIEVKTSQPVDFTYDPITITGTLEVLESDPMGMYYRLTDARQGS
- a CDS encoding aldo/keto reductase, which encodes MADATTASSTALVPRAFGRTSLTVSALGYGAGQIGDARLPDGDVELLLNTVLDAGVALIDTARGYGLSEERIGRFLSRRRDAFVLSTKIGYGIEGLPDWTPETIRRGIEEARQRLQSDVLDIVHLHSCPAETLRSAGVVEALNEAVEAGTVRVAAYSGENDDLAYALESKAFGSLQTSLNVFDQRDIESTVAEARTRGLGVIAKRPVGNAPWRFAERPDGHYAEVYWDRMSAMGLDLGADWQDVALRFAVYHTGAHACIVGTTNAAHLQQNVEIVKRGPLPEAMVAQLRTAFAPHAAVWDGQV
- a CDS encoding SemiSWEET transporter, which codes for MPEPPLVTALGLLAAALTTFAFLPQAIKTWRSKSVGDLSLVTYGMFLTGVVLWLVYGLLITNWPLILSNAVAMTLQGAIVGQILAVRWRERRGD